In Geminocystis sp. NIES-3708, a single window of DNA contains:
- a CDS encoding serine hydrolase: MIQNSDNESASKIMDLIIGEIMTIENSKILLTGEELEKIIDKRYQINTYFLNKGFTNLNITQKTLPIYSLQLDKAKGLEFQLRHPNNEKKPIRNKLTSEDVATLLYQIYTQKFPQSDEMLALLKRDLNPSAWQDIPFNAIRGFLGEGIKDENVEFYSKMGWTFNNRNDAAIIKSSGGKTAYILVIFGDDPAYYKDVEFLSKVSKMVYEEMSKFFQ, from the coding sequence ATGATTCAAAATTCTGATAATGAATCTGCTAGTAAAATAATGGATTTAATTATAGGAGAAATTATGACTATTGAAAATAGTAAAATATTACTTACAGGAGAAGAATTGGAGAAAATTATAGATAAGCGTTATCAAATAAATACTTATTTTTTAAACAAGGGTTTTACAAATCTTAATATTACTCAGAAAACTTTACCAATTTATTCATTACAGTTAGATAAAGCTAAAGGATTGGAATTTCAATTACGTCATCCTAACAATGAAAAAAAACCTATTAGAAATAAATTAACCAGTGAAGATGTCGCTACTTTACTGTATCAAATTTATACTCAAAAATTTCCCCAGTCTGATGAAATGTTAGCTTTATTAAAAAGAGATTTAAACCCTAGTGCATGGCAAGATATTCCTTTTAATGCTATCAGGGGATTTTTAGGGGAAGGAATCAAGGATGAAAATGTTGAATTTTATTCTAAAATGGGTTGGACTTTTAACAACAGAAATGATGCGGCGATCATAAAAAGTTCTGGTGGTAAAACAGCTTATATATTAGTTATTTTTGGCGATGATCCAGCTTACTATAAAGATGTAGAATTTTTATCAAAAGTATCAAAAATGGTTTATGAAGAAATGAGTAAATTTTTCCAATAA
- a CDS encoding VWA domain-containing protein produces the protein MKNSSVLSIITAFSIPKVSLILLFSISLITPSLAQEKNPKKVDIVRTPTINNDNVTVRIKVTGEDDRPVMGLSYKDFKLQVEGQDLEINPRNWKSPEESEPPPAWIVILVDMSGSMLSPDSSGKTKLEGGMEAINQFIEILAKRGGNTQVAIVPFGEGNEKCQGYEVNTQELDKFFSPNDVKLTNFLTYLASTKPCASTNLYDPLLEAIKFFSNEKDPRFYLTEEQINKGELQPRLSVILLSDGYHNRSNEAKDFAKLTEKLELNNNIIVHTLGYGLTPQQLAQKYKLSKPATRQDVNNGKVPEEEFVDAQRLEEIAQKTGGIAEFSGDSEDIAENLQLFLNALLGEYEITYTDPNPERGATHTVISQVENIKSEPKPYTIPVFGRTLPLNIRLLIFGLTLLSLGLFGVLPFYLWGQMLKQKALE, from the coding sequence ATGAAAAATTCTTCCGTTTTGTCTATTATAACCGCTTTTTCGATCCCCAAGGTTAGTCTAATTTTATTATTTTCTATTAGTTTAATTACTCCTAGTTTAGCACAAGAAAAAAATCCTAAAAAAGTTGATATTGTACGCACTCCTACCATTAATAATGATAATGTTACTGTCAGAATTAAAGTTACTGGAGAAGACGATCGCCCCGTAATGGGTTTGTCTTATAAAGATTTTAAGCTACAAGTTGAAGGACAAGATTTAGAAATTAATCCTAGAAACTGGAAATCTCCGGAAGAATCTGAGCCACCCCCTGCATGGATTGTTATTTTGGTGGATATGAGTGGCAGTATGTTGAGCCCTGATAGTAGCGGTAAAACAAAGCTAGAAGGCGGTATGGAAGCCATTAATCAATTTATTGAGATTTTAGCAAAACGAGGTGGTAATACTCAAGTTGCCATCGTGCCTTTTGGAGAAGGAAATGAAAAATGTCAAGGTTATGAAGTTAATACTCAAGAATTAGATAAATTTTTTAGTCCTAATGATGTTAAATTAACAAATTTTTTAACTTATTTAGCAAGTACAAAACCTTGTGCTTCTACTAATCTTTATGATCCCTTATTAGAAGCAATTAAATTCTTCAGTAATGAAAAAGATCCTCGTTTTTATCTTACTGAAGAACAAATAAATAAAGGAGAATTACAACCAAGATTATCAGTAATTTTATTATCAGATGGTTATCATAATCGCTCAAATGAAGCCAAAGATTTTGCTAAGTTAACGGAAAAATTAGAGTTAAATAATAATATTATTGTTCATACTCTAGGCTATGGTTTAACTCCTCAACAATTAGCTCAAAAATATAAATTATCGAAACCTGCCACTCGTCAAGATGTCAATAATGGTAAAGTGCCTGAAGAAGAATTTGTTGATGCTCAAAGATTAGAAGAAATTGCCCAAAAAACAGGCGGAATTGCTGAATTTTCAGGTGATTCAGAGGATATTGCCGAAAATCTCCAGTTATTTCTTAATGCTTTGTTAGGAGAGTACGAAATTACTTATACAGATCCAAATCCTGAAAGGGGAGCAACTCATACTGTAATATCACAAGTAGAGAATATAAAATCTGAACCTAAGCCTTATACTATACCAGTTTTTGGGCGTACATTACCGTTAAATATTCGCCTTTTAATTTTCGGTTTAACTTTATTAAGTTTAGGTTTATTTGGGGTTTTACCATTTTATTTATGGGGACAAATGCTCAAACAAAAAGCCCTTGAATAA
- a CDS encoding glycosyltransferase family 4 protein: MNHSFPRQKYNILIINQFFPPDYAATGQLIEELATAITKKGIKIEVFTGQPGYAFDTTEAPKNEHIGELHVRRTRTTQMWPERIRGKVVNSVLFFVRGFTHILRHQKNIDLVIITTAPAFMTWLGYFTYLIWKKKYVCLIYDLYPNVVTALRILPNNHFIIKIWHKLNFQTWTKAQQIIVLSSTMKQRIIEVCPQIKDKISIIHNWSDGDLIKPIKKEDNWFARKYDLDKKFTILYSGNMGRCHDMETIIQAAYLLKDYQQDFQFLFIGSGAQQKSIIETINQLSLNNFLFLPYQNKDTLPYSLTACDVSLISIAKEMEGIVAPSKLYSTLAGGIPVGVICPDTSFLKKLIMDAKCGETFRNNDAQGLANFFLKLYGDKQLRYKMGYNAREYFCNYFTKDIAINKYLEVINKVLSK; the protein is encoded by the coding sequence ATGAATCACTCTTTCCCTCGTCAAAAATATAATATTCTTATAATTAATCAATTTTTTCCCCCTGATTATGCGGCTACAGGACAATTAATTGAAGAATTAGCAACTGCTATCACTAAAAAAGGAATAAAAATCGAAGTGTTTACAGGACAACCTGGTTATGCCTTTGACACCACTGAAGCTCCAAAAAATGAACACATTGGTGAGCTTCATGTGAGAAGAACAAGAACAACACAAATGTGGCCTGAACGTATTCGAGGGAAAGTAGTTAATAGTGTTTTATTTTTTGTACGTGGTTTTACTCATATTTTACGCCATCAGAAGAATATCGATTTAGTAATCATAACCACTGCACCTGCTTTTATGACCTGGTTAGGATATTTTACTTATCTTATTTGGAAAAAGAAATATGTTTGCTTAATTTATGACTTGTATCCTAACGTAGTTACAGCTTTAAGGATTTTACCGAATAATCACTTTATTATTAAAATATGGCATAAATTGAATTTTCAAACTTGGACAAAAGCCCAACAAATCATCGTCTTATCCAGTACAATGAAACAACGAATAATTGAAGTTTGTCCACAAATAAAAGATAAAATTTCTATTATTCATAATTGGTCTGATGGAGATTTAATTAAACCTATTAAAAAGGAGGATAATTGGTTTGCGAGAAAATATGACTTAGATAAAAAATTTACGATTCTTTATTCAGGAAATATGGGGCGTTGTCATGATATGGAAACCATTATTCAAGCCGCTTATCTTCTTAAGGATTATCAACAAGACTTTCAATTCCTTTTTATTGGTAGTGGTGCGCAACAAAAGTCAATTATAGAAACTATTAATCAATTATCTTTAAATAATTTTTTATTTCTGCCTTATCAAAATAAAGACACTTTACCTTATTCCCTTACTGCTTGTGATGTTTCTTTAATTTCCATCGCCAAAGAAATGGAGGGAATTGTTGCCCCTAGTAAACTTTATTCTACCTTAGCTGGGGGAATTCCTGTCGGAGTTATTTGTCCAGACACTTCTTTTTTGAAAAAGCTAATCATGGATGCTAAATGTGGTGAAACTTTTAGAAATAATGATGCTCAAGGGTTAGCTAACTTTTTTTTAAAACTTTATGGTGATAAACAACTTAGATACAAAATGGGTTACAATGCTAGGGAATATTTTTGTAATTATTTTACTAAAGATATTGCTATTAATAAATATTTAGAAGTTATTAATAAAGTCCTTTCAAAATGA